The Metallosphaera hakonensis JCM 8857 = DSM 7519 genome includes the window GGTCAGATATATGGGAGAACCCATAGCTATGGTCCTCTCTGACGACCCATACAAAGCCATGGACTTGGCCGAATTAGCACAGGTGGATTTTGAGGAATTACCACCAGTAAATGACATAGACGAGGCACTAGAGGGGCGGAGTTTAGTCTTTGAGGAACTGGGTTCGAATATTGTGGGGAGCAAGACCTTTGAATACGGGAACATGCCCAGTGGTGGAAGGGAGGTCTCCCTTGATCTCTACTGGTCTAGGTCTTCAGGGAATCCCATAGAGCCCTTTGGGGTAGTTGCTTATCCCGAGACGTGGGGGATCAGACTTCTGGCCAATATGCAGGCACCTAACTTTCTAGCTAGCGAGATATCCAGGGCATTAAACATTAAGGTAGTAGCTGAACCCTTGAGGCAGGGAGGGAGTTTCGGGGCTAAGTTCTCACTTCTAAATTACGCAGTCATTACTGCGTTTGCTTCCTGGAAGTTCAAGGTACCGGTCAAGTGGATAGAAACTAGAACCGAGCATCTAATGGCGTCAAATAGTTCCGGACCGGAAAGGAAGTTTAAGGCAAGAGCTACCTTTCTCGCGGACGGTACAGTTACAGGTTTGGATATGAGGGTATGGGAAGACGTGGGAGCTGCAACGTCGGGAGGGCAGGCCTTCAAACCTACGGGAATTCTTGCGGGACCTTATGCCATAAGGAACATCAGATACGAAGTTAATTTAGTTGCCACAAACAAGAATCCTCCAGGAGCTTTCAGAGGTGCTGGAACTCCTCCCCATACCTGGGCTTTAGAGAGACTGATGGACGCAATCGCAGACGAACTGGATGTGGAGAGAGAGGAGGTAAGGAGAAGAAATCTCATAAAGTCTTTTCCTTATGAGGCACCTTACGCCTTTTATGATTCGGGTAACCCGAGCCAATTGCTTAATTTAGCCCTATCTAGGAACGATATATTCTCGTTGAGGGAGAAGGGATACGGAGTTGGAATAGCGTGCTCCACAGATCCAAGTACCCCCTCAGGCCAGGAGGAGATCCTACTTAGTGTGAGGAATGGAAAGGT containing:
- a CDS encoding xanthine dehydrogenase family protein molybdopterin-binding subunit, whose product is MRRLDVEELIQGKGKYVDDLKFKGYYGVFVRSPYPHANIKSLDFTDIGKKGGLVLTGKDMTIGETEEVEREGSSLGQSPLALKKVRYMGEPIAMVLSDDPYKAMDLAELAQVDFEELPPVNDIDEALEGRSLVFEELGSNIVGSKTFEYGNMPSGGREVSLDLYWSRSSGNPIEPFGVVAYPETWGIRLLANMQAPNFLASEISRALNIKVVAEPLRQGGSFGAKFSLLNYAVITAFASWKFKVPVKWIETRTEHLMASNSSGPERKFKARATFLADGTVTGLDMRVWEDVGAATSGGQAFKPTGILAGPYAIRNIRYEVNLVATNKNPPGAFRGAGTPPHTWALERLMDAIADELDVEREEVRRRNLIKSFPYEAPYAFYDSGNPSQLLNLALSRNDIFSLREKGYGVGIACSTDPSTPSGQEEILLSVRNGKVVIGVGYGPEGQGNEHTAMRLVSNLLGVPVDRVAVETIDSTKLTSSFGPGGSRMAVFMAGAVKGATEELVRKVRTKLERELGEEVTYSNGTFRTKNGMEVPLTKVEEEVKYTFTLQGKSRFNAYPFACDLSVVKVDETTGLVKPVKHVVYIDPGTPVDEDLVREQVIGGTYIGISLALYESYVYKEGKLLSLSLSDYNIPTAAEIPEIEVNIVPTPSPYTPMGAKGIGEIPVGVAAAAVTSAVEDALKRKVNRIPITPEDVTSD